One window from the genome of Acuticoccus sediminis encodes:
- a CDS encoding cytidine deaminase: MAELSADETALLAAAREVAARAYAPYSGFHVGAAIRAEDGRVFTAANVENASYGLSLCAETNAAMAAAVAGVRRLTHVAVVGYRAATPTAPALATPCGRCRQVLNEFAGPEARVIIGDADGSSVLALTLGELLPHAFGPRQLEP, encoded by the coding sequence ATGGCCGAGCTCTCGGCCGACGAGACCGCCCTCCTCGCGGCCGCCCGCGAGGTCGCGGCGCGCGCGTACGCCCCGTATTCGGGCTTCCACGTCGGCGCCGCGATCCGGGCGGAGGACGGCCGCGTCTTCACCGCCGCCAATGTCGAGAACGCCTCCTACGGCCTGTCGCTCTGCGCCGAGACCAACGCGGCGATGGCGGCCGCCGTCGCGGGCGTGCGCCGCCTCACCCATGTCGCCGTCGTCGGCTACCGCGCCGCGACGCCGACGGCACCGGCGCTCGCCACGCCGTGCGGGCGCTGCCGGCAGGTCCTCAACGAGTTCGCCGGTCCCGAGGCGCGCGTCATCATCGGTGACGCGGACGGCAGCAGCGTCCTCGCGCTCACCCTCGGCGAGCTCCTCCCACACGCCTTCGGTCCGCGGCAACTCGAGCCCTGA
- the scpA gene encoding methylmalonyl-CoA mutase, which yields MVPDFRTLAYRKAAARAPAAGEPWMTAEGIAIAPMTGADAVEGLPLDSVPGKAPYIRGPYPTMYVQKPWTIRQYAGFSTAEESNAFYRRNLAAGQKGLSVAFDLATHRGYDSDHPRVTGDVGMAGVAIDSILDMRTLFDGIPLDQMSVSMTMNGAVLPVLALYIVAAEEQGVPQKALSGTIQNDILKEFMVRNTFIYPPRPSMRIVSDIFAYTAEHMPRYNSISISGYHMQEAGATADLELAYTIADGLEYIRTGVAAGLDVDSFAPRLSFFWAIGMHFFMEVAKMRAARYLWASLVQKEFGPKDPRSTSLRTHCQTSGWSLTAQDVYNNVARTMIEAMAATQGGTQSLHTNALDEALALPTDFSARIARNTQLVIAEESGTTRFIDPWGGAPAVERLTHDLVARAMTHIAEVESLGGMAKAIEAGTPKLRIEEAAARAQAKIDSGEQTVVGVNKYKPDVDPGVDVLKVDNADVRRRQLAKLEKLRSERDEVATKAALAALENGAKGGGNLLALCIDAARAHATVGEMSDAMERAFGRHTAEIKAITGVYKREAGKMGKRIDDVRRMADAFAEADGRRPRILVAKMGQDGHDRGQKVIASAFADLGFDVDIGPLFATPEECARQAVDNDVHIVGVSSLAGSHLTLLPELKAALAKEGAGDVLIAIGGVIPPGDVAELKEMGAAAIFPPGTVIADAAEGLILELNRRLGYVPRQAAE from the coding sequence ATGGTCCCTGACTTCCGCACCCTCGCCTACAGGAAAGCCGCCGCCCGGGCGCCCGCCGCGGGCGAGCCCTGGATGACGGCCGAAGGAATCGCCATCGCCCCGATGACCGGCGCCGACGCGGTCGAGGGCCTCCCCCTCGACAGCGTCCCCGGCAAGGCGCCCTACATCCGCGGGCCGTACCCGACGATGTATGTCCAGAAGCCCTGGACGATCCGCCAGTACGCCGGCTTCTCGACCGCCGAGGAGTCCAACGCCTTCTACCGCCGCAACCTCGCCGCGGGTCAGAAGGGCCTCTCGGTGGCGTTCGACCTCGCCACCCACCGCGGCTACGATTCGGACCACCCGCGCGTCACCGGCGACGTCGGCATGGCGGGCGTCGCGATCGACTCGATCCTCGACATGCGGACCCTCTTCGACGGGATCCCGCTGGACCAGATGTCCGTGTCGATGACGATGAACGGGGCCGTTCTGCCGGTCCTGGCCCTCTACATCGTCGCGGCGGAGGAGCAGGGCGTCCCGCAGAAGGCCCTCTCCGGAACCATTCAGAACGACATTCTGAAGGAGTTCATGGTCCGCAACACGTTCATCTACCCGCCTCGCCCGTCGATGCGGATCGTGTCGGACATCTTCGCCTACACCGCCGAGCACATGCCGCGGTACAACTCGATCTCGATCTCCGGCTACCACATGCAGGAGGCCGGAGCGACGGCGGACCTCGAGCTCGCCTACACCATCGCCGACGGCCTCGAGTACATCCGCACCGGCGTCGCGGCGGGCCTCGACGTCGACAGCTTCGCGCCGCGCCTCTCGTTCTTCTGGGCGATCGGCATGCACTTCTTCATGGAAGTCGCGAAGATGCGCGCCGCCCGCTACCTCTGGGCCTCGCTGGTGCAGAAGGAGTTCGGGCCGAAGGACCCGCGCTCCACGTCCCTGCGCACGCACTGCCAGACCTCCGGCTGGTCGCTGACGGCGCAGGACGTCTACAACAACGTCGCCCGCACCATGATCGAGGCGATGGCCGCGACCCAGGGCGGCACCCAGTCGCTCCACACCAACGCGCTCGACGAGGCTCTTGCCCTGCCGACGGACTTCTCCGCCCGCATCGCCCGCAACACGCAGCTCGTCATCGCCGAGGAGAGCGGCACGACGCGCTTCATCGACCCCTGGGGCGGCGCGCCCGCGGTGGAGCGGCTGACGCACGACCTCGTCGCCCGCGCCATGACCCACATCGCGGAGGTCGAGAGCCTCGGCGGCATGGCCAAGGCGATCGAGGCCGGCACGCCCAAGCTGCGCATCGAGGAGGCGGCCGCGCGCGCCCAGGCGAAGATCGATTCCGGCGAGCAGACCGTCGTTGGCGTCAACAAGTACAAGCCCGACGTCGACCCCGGCGTCGACGTCCTCAAGGTGGACAATGCCGACGTGCGCCGCCGCCAGCTCGCCAAGCTGGAGAAGCTGCGCTCCGAGCGGGACGAAGTCGCCACCAAGGCCGCACTCGCCGCGCTGGAGAACGGCGCGAAGGGCGGCGGCAACCTCCTCGCGCTCTGCATCGACGCGGCCCGCGCGCACGCCACCGTCGGCGAGATGAGCGACGCCATGGAGCGCGCCTTCGGCCGCCACACCGCCGAGATCAAGGCGATCACCGGCGTCTACAAACGGGAGGCCGGGAAGATGGGCAAGCGCATCGACGACGTCCGCCGCATGGCCGACGCCTTCGCGGAGGCCGACGGCCGTCGCCCGCGCATCCTCGTCGCCAAGATGGGCCAGGACGGGCACGACCGCGGCCAGAAGGTCATCGCCTCCGCGTTCGCCGACCTCGGCTTCGACGTCGACATCGGCCCCCTCTTCGCCACCCCCGAGGAATGCGCCCGCCAGGCCGTCGACAACGACGTCCACATCGTCGGCGTCTCGTCCCTCGCCGGCTCGCACCTGACGCTCCTGCCGGAGCTGAAGGCGGCGCTCGCCAAGGAGGGCGCCGGCGACGTCCTCATCGCCATCGGCGGCGTCATCCCCCCGGGCGACGTCGCGGAGCTGAAGGAGATGGGCGCCGCGGCGATCTTCCCGCCGGGCACGGTCATCGCCGACGCCGCGGAGGGGCTCATCCTGGAGCTGAACCGCCGGCTCGGCTACGTCCCGCGCCAGGCCGCCGAGTAG